A region of the Argopecten irradians isolate NY unplaced genomic scaffold, Ai_NY scaffold_0476, whole genome shotgun sequence genome:
cCAATTTAATGTATTAATGTGTAACGTTTCTGAGGTCGTCGCCTATTATGTTGTAAGTTTGCAGAATCATGAAACACTTGGTTCGTTTGTTGAACCGGTTGAGGTCCGGAAGCCTCAGGCAGACCACCgtcaatatatattatgtccCGGATAAATTTACCCCATGGCGCTCTCTACAAAGTCGTTTGGCGACTGGGTAAAGCTTCCTCCTGACATCCTCGACCACGACAGGGAACTGCTCATTAATACTATAACGCGACCCCTGCAGCTTGTGGGTCAGTGATAGAACCAGCCCGTGCTGGCGTTGGTAAATGAACCTAGCCAAAATAGGTCGCGGCCTTCCTCTTCCCGAATCTATGGACGTTGCCCAAATCAATGTTCTCCGTGATACCGAATTCATTATACAAAAAGTATCTCGCAACTCCCTCTGTATCCTCACGGGGTACTTCATGAAGACCTAGGAAGACTAGATTATATTTCATAGATCGACACTGTAAGTCTGTTAGCATGGATTTTAGTTCATCTCTATTGTTACACACCTTTTCTAAAGCGACCGTCGTTTTTACTTGATCGCTATAgcactgtttttttttatttccctgATCTTGGTTTCGTGCGTCTCTGTGGTAACTTTCAGACTGTCAGACAAATCACTCATTACCCTGGTGCTTTGCTCCATCTCTTGCGTATCTGAAGCTagtttttttctgaatattcTCTATCTCACTAACTCCGTTAGTGTTAGTAGAACACTATGAACTGGATCTATTTTGTTCACCTGTACTTCAATATGTGTAAGTCTCGCGTTCATCTGTTTTATAACGTTAATGATGTCCGAACCATGTTCAGTGTCCTCACCATACAAAGTCTTGCGAGATTCTTCAATCAAGGCTGACGTACTACCTTCTGTCAGTTCCACAATTCATTTTATAACGCACACAATATAACCATGGTATAAGAACGTGCACTCATAAAGGTAAAGTTACAAAATAGACAGCGCGTGACGAATTTCCAGTATTAGCTCGCTATAGTGTGGCCAGTTCGTAGCTAAATATAGAAACACAGGTGGAATActcggtatatatatataccatatacttTGCATACAACCAGGATGTATACACTAAAAACTCAAAATAACCTTCACCAAATCGAGAAATGAATGTATACCGTATTAGCCGTCCTCCTAACCCACGAGTCTTTACATTCTTTGTAACAAAGCACATCCTGTAAATGACAGAAATACTCCAGAGTATCGGAGCGAACTCCGAGCGACGCATTCACTTTTGCCGCCATATTGAACAggaaaaaaacataaacaaccATAAATCGTCATTATTATCTACATGTAGAAAGCCAAATCATACCTTACCATATACCCTGCTGGGTCCACAACAGACAGAATGCGCATTataattttttcttttcaatgttCATGTATCCAACGATATCCGTGCAGCTTGCCAGAACATTTAAATTGATGAAGAATGAAATCGGTACCAACAACACAAACTGAATATGTTCTTCTCCGATGACCATTTAAGCGAAGAAAGCGTCTTAAGTGCTTTTCAGATAAGATAGCACCAATATACCAATATCCCTTTGTGATAATCATAGATTAAAGAAACCACGAATTAGAACGTCCATGTCCATCCTCTTTCTCAATCTGCAGTAAACTGACAAATAACTGTGAATTACTAAATTATATATTAGTTCGTGcaaacacaataattattgcgttcgcacgcaatacttttgcgttcacgcgcaataattattgcgttcgataTCAGTCCGAAATGATGTAATGGTAAAACGTTTTCTAGTGACCGCAGTGAAAGTAAGTACGGCTTATAATTTCGGAAACATTACGTAAAAACTTGAGTCCCAGATGATATTAACTTCTATGAATATTATACATACCATTATTATCTGAACCAACCtgaaaagataaattaaatgcaaatgttaatttccataaaaCGGGTCGCTAATGATCCCCGACGATAGCTTATTTGTCATTCTGGAAAGAACACTCATACATGAGCTATATCATGTAATTTGAAATAGCCTATCCTGAGAGCGATCTCCACTACATCAGCACAATGGCCTATTGGTATACCCTATACTGTCCACAGATGCAAGATGTACCCAACCATCATAAAAGATACTGTGGGAACTCATTAATATCATTTGTAAGAAAGATAGGATATCGGATAAACTGTATAGAGCAGAGGAGGAGTTTCCGAAAGATACGAAttgcaaacaaaacaaattcaatTGAGGATCATATCCTTTTTGTACGTGGAAGACCTATTTGCCAGAAGAATAGAATGGTAATCTTCATGACGGCTAACGAATATGGATGATACCAGATCACTTTCTCTGACCCCAGGAAGGgaattatcagaaaatatttaaacgaaatCACTTTGGCAGGCATCGGAGGTAATTTGCGTGTTGGGAGGTACACCTTAATATCCGAAGGAAGTTCCATCGATGAAATGGACACACTCATATTGCATAACCGCGTCTGGAAATCTTATGTTAATTCAGGGGAAGATTAGGGGAAGATTAATCAGAGGTAGACTGCTTAtgtatttaaatcaatttctgaTAACGTTTGCTCATTTGTAAAATTGAATGGTAAATTATCTGCTATGTTCGATATACATGTCGATTTATTACAAGGGGAATCGTTATATCCGATAcgttttttcattatttgttaatGATATGAAAAGTGATTTTGCTCATGTATGCGGATTGCAGTTTTATTCTCGGAAGATGCTACCGATTTCCAGTATATGCTAGATTGTTTAGAAGCATACACAGAGAAATGGAATTGTTGTATTtaggaaaaagaaaagaatgtCGCTTTCTGAAAATTGGACGTTTAAAGGTAAAGCTATCGAATCTGTTGATAAGTTTTGTTATATTTGGCTGATTTTTAACTATAATCCGAAATTAACTGTGACACAAGATATACTGGCATCACAAGGAAGGAAAGCATACTACAACTTGAAAAGGAAAATGGAAGATTTCGCAGAGAATTACGCAGTGCCTTTGATGTTTCATccaaatgttatttatataagcATATAGTTGATACCTTTTGTATCCAGCATTATTTAACTAAGCCAATTGACCCtagattaaaaacaatataagtAAATTCCGGATGCAAGGATACAGCCTTTATATAGAATCTGGGCGCTATAATAACATTCCTAGGAATAAGAGATAATGTACAATGCGATAAGAATGATATTGAGGACGAGGTCCATGTTATTTTACTTTGTCTATTATTCTGATTTAAGAAGGACTTATATCTAGCAGTATTAATACCGACATCCAAGTGTTTACAAGCTTATagaattgtttacatgtaaAAGTGTAAATACTTTAAAGTGTTAGTGTAATGCaaaatgatattgaaatgaAGTAAGTAAAATAATCTCAATATGAAGATGTCGAAAACCGCATGAAAATCGGTCCACTGTGGCCGATGATATGGCCTGTCAATCAACGCTGTTTGCACCTGCCGGTAAAAGCCAATCAGCGTGTGGCAAATATGTGTGTAGTAGTACACTAAAAATCGTGACGTCACACAGTGAACACGCAAGATGGACGCCTATAGTACTACCAGTGACGACTCGGCCTCAAGACGGGATTCGTTCTCAGAATCAGATTGCGATTTGAATATGGGATATTCGTCATCAGATTACGAGTGCGAGAATGCAGAAGGATCCATACAACCTTACCACTTTGAGCCAGAATTGGGAAGCGATGAAGATATTGCGGACGATCCGTTATCGGCTCAGACATCCGACGACCGCTTGGGGTCAACTGACTGGTAATTACATAGATTATTCTAAATAATAGAATTTAGCCCCTTATAATTTGACTGACTTATATCATGAGATAAATACGTTTTGGATATGGTGCTTGACTCTCTGTATGTTTTATAGACGacatggtacatgtactgtCGTGTACTTTGCACGTTTGTCAAGGGGTCTCTTCTTGAGACATATCGAGTAGGCCTACTGGCAGTTCTCTCCGagtaccaattctcgccatcgTACCTGTATCGGCACAGTAACATGCACATTTAGTTACTAAAGCCATCTTCTGATAGAAGACACTACCATGCTGATTTCCAAAAAATGGTTTGAAAATTCTTGCGTGATCAATCATACAAGTTCACTTTAATTTCGATGGCGAAAATTTGGTACCCGGCGAGAACTGGTCGCTTGCCAGTACTGGTATCGTACATGGTATGGCCTAACCATCTAAAAAATCATATTGAGAATACATGTAAATTCATCAGGTAATTTGCGAATGACAGTTTAAATATCAATGTATTTATACTTATTTGAAAATAGGTTTAGAGCGACAGCAGCTTATACTTGTTACTTATACGTTCAttagatatgtagatatacttTTAGCAGGgttttttatcatgttttatttcGGATTCATATCATTTGTcaatttgtatacatgtataattattatcatatatatgaGGGAAAATCGACAACATGCACGCTATTTCCCTTCAGTAGTGCTGGCAAAAGGATAATGCATTAAAATTTACTGTCATTCATTAGTTTACCTAGTCTTGgctaattatttaaaattcaaGATCAAAGGGTATGTCCGATGTCTTGTTTTACTGCAACAGTTGTGAGACCGAGTTGGGGAATGTATGAACACTGAATGTATAACATTAATGGTAAAGGCATTGCAAATTTCTTAAACCACTGAAAACCCCATGattaaacaataacaaatacaattttgaaGTAGTCCtcattttattttgaatcaTGTTACCAGAATAAATGAATATACAGAAATTTATAATCATCAGTtctaattatttcaaaaagaaGACCTGCATGTACAAGTATATCAAGATGAATACacaatgaatttcattttttaggTGCCAATGTGAAAATTGCCATGTAATGCCAACAACCACAGAATGTATATGTTGTGCCGAGATCATGCAAATTCAACATATTCGAGGAGAGATACCACATTTAAAATGCATCACTCAGCATCCTGGATTTGCTCCTGTTTGtctaaatgtgtttgttttgagAACGGCATACCAGGCATTTAGACAGTACCACAATGGCAACATTCCAGAGAGTCCAGCGTAAGTAACTACAACTTcactaaatgtaaaaaaaaactaacagtATATGGCAACTTATACATGAATAAGTGTAAAATATACGAATTGGCTAAATTGACTCACTCGTGATATCACATTCATGATAATGTGTGTTGGCAACACAATGACTAACTTTACTTCAATGTTTTTAGTTAGTAAACAGTACTAAAAGTTCTGGAAATTATAATACcaatataatattgaattaaaaacaatacaatgtaCGAATTTCACACAGAAAAACTGGCaacacataaaatatttttgcatttatttTCTACTGTTGTGTtcaatgttttcttttgatGATTTCAGGCGATATCGCTACACTGCATACAGACAACTTGTTCGATGGTGTTGGGGTTTCTTGGGGAAAACTGTTCGAGTTCCACTTCCTGCCTGCGCAGTTCACATTATCAGACAGATTTTCCCTAGTCAAGATGGAAATGGATTCACTGGCTTTAATTATGGTGATCACTGAAATCATTCACACAAATCGTGATTGCAGTGATGATATTGCGTCCTGCTTCGGTGGCCGATAAAACAAACTACACAGAGGTGGGGGTGGATCCATCAGTATGTCCTCGGACTTTGCCAACGTTGTTGTTTTCACTCGCTGAAATGTGCTTTGCAGCAGCTCATGGACGTAATCTgttatgataaaacaattaaagtaTAACATGTTGCCACAATCATGTTcaattgatgaaaatgaaaaaaaaatgtacattatatttgtattaaattCTCTCCTCTCTATTTGATTCATTGTCTTCATTTTGAATAGCATAGTTACTTTCCGATTATCTAGAAGATACCAAACCACACCTTGAGTTGACCCATGTAACAGTCTCCAATTTTTAGGATGAgacaaataaaatgattaatgCTCCAAggaaatcaattttatttgataatcaGTATACTTACTGTAGGTTGGCTCTGTCTTGAGTTCACGGACAGTATAGTTGCCCTTTTTGTGTTTGGGGAACACAATGTTCACACAGGCAGTGCCATCTTTGGACACTGCCAGC
Encoded here:
- the LOC138312801 gene encoding uncharacterized protein; the encoded protein is MDAYSTTSDDSASRRDSFSESDCDLNMGYSSSDYECENAEGSIQPYHFEPELGSDEDIADDPLSAQTSDDRLGSTDWCQCENCHVMPTTTECICCAEIMQIQHIRGEIPHLKCITQHPGFAPVCLNVFVLRTAYQAFRQYHNGNIPESPARYRYTAYRQLVRWCWGFLGKTVRVPLPACAVHIIRQIFPSQDGNGFTGFNYGDH